In Anomalospiza imberbis isolate Cuckoo-Finch-1a 21T00152 chromosome 10, ASM3175350v1, whole genome shotgun sequence, the following proteins share a genomic window:
- the FOXL2 gene encoding forkhead box protein L2 codes for MMSNYPDGEEDTVALLAHDTGGSKEPDRGKEELSADKGHEKPDPSQKPPYSYVALIAMAIRESAEKRLTLSGIYQYIISKFPFYEKNKKGWQNSIRHNLSLNECFIKVPREGGGERKGNYWTLDPACEDMFEKGNYRRRRRMKRPFRPPPTHFQPGKTLFSPDSYGYLSPPKYLQSTFMNNSWPLAQPPAPMPYTSCQMSGGNVSPVNVKGLSGPASYSPYSRVQSMALPSMVNSYNGMGHHHHHHPHAHHPQQLSPASPAPPAAPAANGAGLQFACARQPAELSMMHCSYWEHESKHSALHSRIDI; via the coding sequence ATGATGAGCAACTACCCGGACGGCGAGGAGGACACGGTGGCGCTGCTGGCTCATGACACCGGCGGCAGCAAGGAGCCGGATCGGGGCAAGGAGGAGCTGAGCGCGGACAAGGGCCACGAGAAGCCGGACCCCTCGCAGAAGCCCCCCTATTCCTACGTGGCCCTGATCGCCATGGCCATTCGGGAGAGTGCGGAGAAGAGGCTTACGCTGTCCGGGATCTACCAGTACATCATCAGCAAGTTCCCTTTCTACGAGAAGAACAAGAAGGGCTGGCAGAACAGCATCCGCCACAACCTCAGCCTCAACGAGTGCTTCATCAAGGTGCCCCGGGAGGGCGGTGGCGAGCGCAAGGGCAACTACTGGACCCTGGACCCCGCCTGCGAGGACATGTTCGAGAAGGGCAACTACCGCAGAAGACGAAGGATGAAACGGCCTTTCCGGCCGCCTCCGACCCACTTCCAGCCGGGCAAGACCCTCTTCAGCCCCGACAGCTACGGCTACCTGTCCCCGCCCAAGTACTTGCAGTCCACCTTCATGAACAACTCGTGGCCGCTGGCGCAGCCCCCCGCGCCCATGCCCTACACGTCCTGCCAGATGTCTGGTGGGAACGTCAGCCCCGTCAATGTGAAAGGACTCTCGGGCCCCGCGTCCTACAGCCCCTACTCGCGGGTGCAGAGCATGGCGCTGCCCAGCATGGTGAACTCCTACAACGGCATgggccaccaccaccaccaccacccgCACGCCCACCacccccagcagctcagcccggccagccccgcgccgcccgcggccccggcggcaAACGGAGCCGGTCTCCAGTTTGCCTGCGCCCGCCAGCCCGCCGAGCTGTCCATGATGCACTGTTCTTACTGGGAGCACGAAAGCAAACACAGCGCCCTGCACTCCCGCATAGACATCTAG